From Seriola aureovittata isolate HTS-2021-v1 ecotype China chromosome 16, ASM2101889v1, whole genome shotgun sequence, one genomic window encodes:
- the tent5bb gene encoding terminal nucleotidyltransferase 5Bb: MSSGDTSEQSRRVSVLSWDQVRRLDSILGESVPIHGRGNFPTLSVQPRQIVQVVRARLEERGVVVRDVKLNGSAASHVLHQDNGLGYKDLDLIFGLNRTDDKTFRLVKDVVLDCLVDFLPEGVCRERITALALKEAYVQKLVKVCNETDRWSLISLSNNTGKNVELKFVDSLRRQFEFSVDSFQITLDSLLLFDRCSETAMSETFHPTVQGESMYGDFEEALGHLCSKTIATRSPEEIRGGGLLKYCHLLVRGFRPSSEAQMKQMQRYMCSRFFIDFPDIGEQQRKLEAYLQNHFAGMEHKRYEYLVTLRRVVDESTVCLMGHERRQTLALISALALRVMAEQNAIPALANITCYYQPAPYVRDVNFSNYYVAQVQSPIATCSNSYQTWLPCS; encoded by the exons ATGTCCTCCGGTGATACCTCGGAGCAGAGTCGGCGGGTCAGCGTGCTGTCTTGGGATCAGGTGCGGCGTTTGGACTCCATCCTGGGAGAGAGCGTCCCGATCCACGGCCGCGGAAACTTCCCCACGCTGTCCGTGCAGCCCCGGCAGATCGTCCAG GTGGTCAGGGCTCGACTGGAGGAGCGAGGCGTGGTGGTACGTGATGTCAAGCTGAACGGCTCGGCAGCCAGCCACGTGCTGCACCAGGACAACGGCCTTGGCTACAAAGACCTGGACCTGATCTTTGGCCTGAATCGAACTGATGACAAAACCTTCCGGCTGGTGAAAGACGTGGTGCTGGACTGCCTGGTGGACTTCTTGCCCGAGGGAGTGTGCAGGGAGCGAATCACAGCCCTCGCCCTGAAGGAGGCGTATGTGCAGAAACTGGTGAAAGTTTGCAATGAGACGGACCGCTGGAGCCTCATCTCGCTGTCCAACAACACCGGCAAGAACGTGGAACTAAAGTTTGTGGACTCCCTGCGAAGGCAGTTTGAGTTCAGCGTCGACTCCTTCCAGATCACTCTGGACTCGTTGCTGCTGTTTGACCGCTGCTCGGAGACGGCCATGTCTGAGACCTTCCACCCAACAGTGCAGGGGGAGAGCATGTACGGAGACTTTGAGGAAGCTCTGGGTCACCTTTGCTCCAAGACTATCGCCACCCGCAGCCCAGAAGAGATCAGAGGCGGCGGGCTGCTGAAgtactgccacctgctggtgcGCGGTTTCCGGCCGTCCTCCGAGGCTCAGATGAAACAGATGCAGCGCTACATGTGCTCGCGCTTCTTCATCGACTTCCCCGACATAggtgagcagcagaggaaactggAGGCGTATCTGCAGAACCACTTTGCGGGCATGGAGCACAAGCGCTACGAGTACCTGGTGACGCTGAGGCGAGTGGTGGACGAGAGCACGGTGTGTCTGATGGGCCACGAGCGCCGGCAGACGCTGGCGCTTATTTCCGCCCTGGCGCTGCGCGTAATGGCCGAACAGAACGCTATCCCAGCTCTGGCCAACATCACCTGCTACTACCAGCCCGCTCCCTATGTCAGAGACGTCAACTTCAGCAATTACTACGTGGCACAAGTTCAGTCACCCATCGCCACGTGCAGTAACTCTTATCAAACGTGGCTGCCTTGCAGCTGA